The following are encoded in a window of Cataglyphis hispanica isolate Lineage 1 chromosome 21, ULB_Chis1_1.0, whole genome shotgun sequence genomic DNA:
- the LOC126857410 gene encoding regulator of G-protein signaling loco isoform X3: protein MHQNRRKKKRVNYGVRAVEVIRGAKGFGFTISGQQPCILSCIVQGSPAEGAGLRAGDYLVAVNGHNVSKVPHDDVVQLIGNSKGVLRLQIAENYYSDSDEEGLATVRSKPKYAHKPRVANASALQLQCRAAKVVRDLQSGAMFHAPLGSVASDSKDQYNYSVLHYRWNMTSPLPPPPPPVSHKRDTEKIVHRTVVGYLGTIDIPNQLHPSCMMQVLRKCIKRLKAEKRNPTTVLLTIHVANIKLTNSENRVIAEYPSYRIIFCNSFSEQDKQYFGILTKSMKNTDDIVSNSCHVFTIYYKLIDHEVHSSACNVFGFTCTKSSELNVCQEFPDSCTSLIGAIQTLYISDCTNGENPYNEARIRLDAASPQPSNVSTSTAHSSNSDSGIGFKDDYGSCSGQNMVNDCERRRQHPSNVQYKNINARSSRESANEAAEHRLTVRAISEPKWSKESKFIDFSKGMRHVAGSGEGTTTTCAGTSAPIVATHSALASTSVGSLASVCTTALLDGIEDAAESSKAASTAKLKRLMDTTNKLSPKVYCGQVTKSLVHSLEDINSSMEYARPPFCHSYSSKSDKPRPWGSLQEIRNFGSNVSGDCIYGSTESCDKNNDCKGVHTWANGFEKLLEDPKGLQTFAEFLKKEFSHENIYFWAACERYKDTKDAGMRRRLACQIYQRHLSNTAAEPVNVDSHASGQITQELLDEAPADLFLQAQKQVFNLMKFDSYPRFLRSELYRACLEAGSAIVDTEDCDLHLTNSPSVKLKKSHSDAEDRCRKSILPWNRKNRSKSKDRGESEYNKVPSRSETIYKSFTTIKRDTEGNNNEDSVSISSSRSSLASWDLALRQSFNKHSLSSCDGQTNEKRDARSKCTGLCRVILPDGSTTVVTTSQTESIKDVVTRLLDKRALRYSNYDVLILATDEMVDTKCFSSVLAGQEVEVVLTKVLKVELPSRRIISIIAHKGKTLKEVLRPLLNKYGFNLDLISIWNEGHCVPMDIMAINAPTRLIVVANEEDFQRELHTAKYLDEVPHVQPTLDEITNKVFEELLVGKSRNKYQYSEGSCKSDDQRSEGSSILSSKFFLRDSTIHGKKKIKSKYCNTTEKSNTNDCVHEGAPVKSHPPLIAKWRNGVKLQLPGRFDGDDLYEGLKRAQRSRLEDQRGTEINFELPDFLKL, encoded by the exons ATGCACCAGAACAGACGTAAAAAGAAGCGAGTGAATTACGGTGTCAGAGCGGTCGAGGTGATCCGCGGCGCGAAGGGCTTCGGCTTCACGATCTCGGGTCAACAGCCATGCATCCTGAGCTGCATCGTGCAGGGCAGCCCAGCGGAGGGAGCCGGTCTGCGGGCCGGCGATTATCTGGTCGCCGTGAATGGCCACAACGTTAGCAAGGTGCCGCACGACGATGTAGTACAGTTGATTGGAAACTCCAAGGGAGTGCTACGATTGCAGATTGCTGAGAATTATTACTCCGATTCGGACGAGGAAGGTTTGGCCACTGTAAGATCGAAACCCAAGTATGCCCATAAGCCACGAGTTGCTAATGCAAGTGCCTTACAGCTGCAATGTAGAGCAGCGAAAGTAGTTAGAGACCTGCAGAGCGGGGCTATGTTTCACGCACCTCTTGGCAGCGTGGCATCTGATAGTAAAGATCAATACAATTATTCCGTCCTGCATTATCGTTGGAATATGACGAGTCCGCTTCCACCACCGCCGCCTCCAGTGTCTCATAAACGTGACACCGAAAAGATTGTGCATAGAACAGTTGTTGGTTATCTCGGTACTATTGATATACCAAATCAGTTGCACCCATCTTGTATGATGCAG GTTTTGAGAAAATGCATCAAAAGACTGAAAGCGGAAAAGCGAAATCCAACTACTGTTCTTCTCACTATTCACGTTGCCAATATTAAACTCACCAATTCGGAAAATCGCGTTATTGCCGAATACCCCTCgtatcgaataatattttgtaattcctTTTCCGAGCAAGACAAGCAGTATTTTGgaatattaacaaaatctaTGAAGAACACGGATGACATTGTCTCGAATTCGTGTCACGTCTtcactatttattataaattgatcgaTCATGAAGTGCATTCCAGTGCGTGCAATGTGTTTGGATTTACTTGTACAAAATCATCAGAGTTAAATGTTTGTCAAGAATTTCCTGACAGTTGTACGAGTCTTATCGGTGCCATACAGACATTGTATATATCTGATTGTACGAATGGAGAGAATCCGTATAATGAAGCGCGCATACGACTGGACGCTGCTTCTCCTCAACCGAGCAACGTTAGTACGTCGACTGCTCATTCAAGCAATAGTGATTCCGGAATTGGTTTTAAAGATGATTATGGCAGCTGTTCGGGTCAAAACATGGTAAATGACTGCGAACGAAGAAGGCAACACCCTTCCAATGTGCAATATAag AATATAAACGCGCGATCGTCCAGAGAATCTGCGAATGAGGCTGCTGAGCACCGTTTGACAGTTCGCGCAATCTCGGAACCTAAGTGGAGTAAAGAATCAAAATTCATCGATTTTTCTAaag GGATGCGACATGTAGCGGGGAGTGGGGAGGGCACGACCACCACCTGCGCTGGAACATCTGCCCCTATCGTGGCGACCCATAGCGCATTGGCCAGTACGTCCGTTGGATCTCTCGCGTCGGTTTGCACCACGGCGTTGCTCGACGGAATTGAGGACGCTGCGGAATCGTCTAAAGCAGCATCGACAGCGAAACTAAAGCGTCTCATGGACACTACGAATAAACTCAGTCCGAAAGTATACTGCGGCCAGGTCACGAAATCACTAGTGCATAGCTTGGAGGATATCAATTCTAGTATGGAATACGCGCGACCGCCCTTCTGTCATTCGTATTCCAGCAAATCTGACAAACCTCGTCCATGGGGAAGCCTACAGGAGATACGGAATTTCGGAAGCAACGTTTCGGGCGATTGCATA TATGGTAGTACAGAATCCTGTGACAAGAACAATGATTGCAAAGGAGTACACACGTGGGCAAATGGATTTGAAAAGCTGCTGGAAGATCCAAAAGGCTTGCAAACATTTGCA GAGTTTCTCAAGAAGGAGTTTAgtcatgaaaatatatatttttgggcTGCTTGTGAAAGATACAAAGATACTAAAGACGCTGGTATGCGCCGTCGATTAGCCTGTCAGATATATCAGCGTCATTTATCGAATACAGCTGCCGAGCCAGTAAACGTCGATAGTCATGCATCAGGACAAATTACTCAAGAATTGCTCGATGAAGCACCCgcggatttatttttgcag GCTCAGAAACAAGTATTCAACCTAATGAAGTTTGACAGTTACCCAAGATTCTTACGATCGGAACTTTACCGTGCATGCTTGGAAGCAGGGAGTGCTATAGTTGATACAGAAGACTGTGATCTACATCTTACAAATTCACCCagtgtaaaattgaaaaagagtcATTCCGATGCAGAGGATCGTTGCCGAAAATCGATTCTTCCCTGGAATAGGAAAAACAG ATCTAAATCGAAGGATCGTGGTGAATCTGAGTACAACAAAGTCCCTAGTCGAAGTGAGaccatatataaaagttttacaaCCATCAAGAGAGACACGGAAGGTAACAATAATGAAGACAGTGTGTCGATCTCCAGTAGTCGGTCATCATTAGCGTCATGGGATTTGGCATTACGGCAGTCGTTTAACAAACAT TCTCTATCCTCTTGCGATGGTCAAACAAACGAAAAGAGAGATGCTCGCAGCAAATGTACGGGATTGTGTCGAGTAATATTGCCCGATGGTTCCACTACAGTAGTGACAACTAGCCAAACCGAGAGCATTAAAGACGTGGTTACACGCCTCCTTGATAAGCGAGCTCTACGATATTCTAATTATGACGTTCTGATATTAGCAACAGATGAG ATGGTAGACACGAAATGTTTTTCATCAGTATTAGCAGGCCAAGAGGTAGAGGTTGTTCTTACAAAAGTTCTAAAGGTAGAATTGCCTTCGCGAAGAATAATAAGCATTATCGCTCACAAGGGAAAAACTCTGAAAGAAGTATTGAGGCctcttctaaataaatatggcTTCAATCTAGACTTAATTAGTATTTGGAATGAAGGTCATTGCGTGCCTATGGATATTATGGCCATTAACGCCCCTACGCGCCTTATTGTAGTGGCAAATGAAGAAG ATTTTCAACGAGAGTTACATACTGCCAAATATTTGGATGAAGTACCACATGTACAACCAACTTTAGATGAAATTACTAATAAAGTATTTGAAGAATTATTAGTTGgaaaaagtagaaataaatatcagtATAGCGAAGGATCATGCAAG tccgACGATCAACGCTCCGAAGGATCTTCTATATTGTCTAGTAAATTCTTTCTTCGAGATTCGACAATTCACGGAAAGAAGAAG atAAAATCTAAGTACTGTAATACAACTGAGAAAAGTAATACAAATGATTGTGTACATGAGGGAGCGCCCGTTAAATCCCATCCTCCGCTTATCGCAAAGTGGCGTAATGGCGTAAAATTGCAACTACCAGGCAGATTCGACGGAGACg atttatatgaaGGATTAAAAAGAGCGCAACGATCGAGATTAGAAGACCAGAGAGGGACAGAGATTAATTTCGAACTACCGGACTTCTTAAAG CTATGA